AGTACTGATGGATTCTCAAACAACTGTAAAACAGGCTGGTGGCTTTATTATCCAATTAATGCCAGATACTAATGATGACGTTATTTCTGAGTTGGAAAAAGCATTATCACAAATGCCTTCTATGACTAAACTATTAGAGGCTGGTCAAACGCCCGAAGAGATTTTCACTGACCTCTTTGCTAATCTTGGTTTTAAAGTAAATGAAACTCAGGAAATTGCCTATCATTGCAATTGCTCGCTTGATAAAGTGACGAAAGCACTTATTTCTTTAGGGTCTGAAGAAATTGAAAAAATGATTTTAGAGGATAAACCGATCGAGATGCACTGTGATTTTTGTGAAACAAATTATCCTTTTACAACAAACCAACTTAAAACAATTTTACAGGAAATAGAAAATTAAGAGGTGAAAAATGGCTCTTTCTATGCGTTGTAGTGGTGTCTTGCTGCCTGTATTCTCTCTTCCGGGACAGTACGGGATTGGTACATTTGGTCGCGAGGCCAGACAGTTTCTTGATTTGTTAGTAAAAATGGGCTTTTCTTATTGGCAGATGCTTCCATTATGTCCAGTAGATGAGTTTTATTCGCCATATAAAAGTACGTCGGCATTCGCTGGAAACCCACTTTTCATTGATCTTGAAATTCTTAAAGATTGGGGGCTTCTGGATGTAGATGATCTTGTTGAAATAAAAGAATTTGCCGACCCTTATCAAGTCAATTATCTTGCAGTTCAAAAGCACCGTCAGTCTCTTTTTGAAAAAGCCTATCGAAGGATTAGTCCTCAAATCGAAAAAGAATTAAACACTTTCATTATGAAAGAATCTTTTTGGCTTGAGGACTATTGCTTATATATAGTCCTTACTGAGTTTTACAATAATCCTGACTGGTCCCAATGGCCAGATCACAAAGTTAAAAGCCGTAACTCTAATATGCTTAAAAATTTAAAAATCAGATTTAGCGAAGAAATTAGTTTTCTTTCGTTTTTGCAATTTTGTTTTTACAAGCAATGGAAAGACTTGAAAGCCTACGCTAATAATGCAGGCATTGAAATTATTGGTGATTTACCAATTTATGTTTCTTTTGAAAGCGCTGATGTCTGGGCAAATCCAGAATATTTTCAACTTGATAAAAAATATCAACCACTAAATGTTGCCGGAGTTCCTCCTGATTACTTTTCTGAAACCGGACAGTTATGGGGAAATCCTCTGTATAATTGGGATAAGCTTAAAGTCGATAATTATTCATGGTGGTTTAATCGTCTCAACAAAGAGTTGGAAATCTATGATCTGGTCAGAATCGATCATTTTCGCGGCTTTTCTGCTTATTGGTCTGTTCCTGCTAATTCTAAATCGGCTATTAGTGGTGAATGGGTTGATGGGCCAGGAAAAGTTTTCTTCGATACCTATAATCAAAAATTTGATACTTCGAGAATAATTGCAGAAGATTTAGGGGTACAGGATGAAAACCTTACAACATTACTTTCGCAAACTGGATTTCCAGGTATGCGGATAATGACTTTTGCCTTTTTGGATCAAGAAAACAATATTCATCTACCCCACAATTATGAAAAAAATATGATTGCATACACAGGAACTCACGATAATAATACTATACTCGGTAGTTTATTTGAATACAATGAAGTCCAAAGGGAATATGGTCTCTCCTATTGTCAGTACCAAGATGAAACTCAAGATTCCTGGAAAAATGGAGGATTTAAAAGTCGTTCATGTCGTTCATTTATCGAAACACTTTGGAAAAGTGCGGCTAATGTTGCTATTTTACCAATTCAGGATATGTGCGGCTTTGGTAAGGATACAGTCTTTAATCAACCAGGAACTACGACTACCAACTGGCGATTTAGAATAACTGCAGAAGCATTATCGAACATTGACCATCAATGGTTTTATTATTTAAATAAACTTTATCACCGTCTTAGGCTTTAATACTACTATTTTCTTCTGAATCACTATATTCGCTTATAGCTAGATTGTGAATAACTTAATCTTGCGTATTAGTCTGCATATTGATATAATATCTGCAGATAAAATTAGGAATAAAAGAAAAAGGAGGATTTATGAAAAAAGTATTTGCTTTATTGCTCTGCCTAACCTTGACAATTACAATGCTCTCAGGTTGTGGTGGATCAACAACTTCTTCAAGTGAAGATAGTGATGTAATTAAAATCGGTGTTTTTGAACCATTAACTGGTGCTAATGCAGCTGGTGGTGAATTAGAAGTTGAGGGTATTGAGCTGGCAAACCAGCTTCGACCAGAAGTCCTGGGTAAAAAAGTTGAACTTGTTGTGGCTGATAATAAATCAGATAAAGCTGAAGCAACAACTGCAGCTGCGAGATTGATTGAAAAAGATAACGTTGTTTCCCTTCTTGGTTCATGGGGATCTTCTTTGTCAATTGCAGCTGGTGATGTTGTGAAAAGCAATGAAGTTCCTGCTGTAGGTGTTTCTTGTACTAACCCACAGGTAACCCTTGGAAACGATTACTATTTCAGGGTTTGTTTCCTTGATCCTTTCCAGGGTGTTGTAATGGCTAACTATGCTTATAAAAATCTAGACGCTAAAAAAGTGGCAATCATCCAGGAAGTTTCCAACGATTATTCTGTCGGTTTGGCTAAATTCTTCTCTGATTCCTTCATAGAATTGACCGGGGATGAAAATGCCATTGTTGAAACTGGTAACTATAATACAGGGGATCAGGATTTCAATGGTATCTTAACAAATATCAAAGCTGCCAATCCAGACGTGATTTTTGCACCTGGTAACTATACTGAATCAGCTTTAATTATTAAACAGGCGCGTGCTCTTGGAATCACAGTTCCAATTATCGGTGGAGATACCTGGGAAACAAATGAATTTATCACTGTTGGTGGTGCTGATGTTGAAGGTGCAGTTATGTCAACTTTCTTTGATGACACTAATCCTTTAACTGAAGAAGGTGTAACATTTGTTCAAGAGTATAAGAATGCTTATCCTGAACGAGAAAATGTTGCAGCTGTTTCTGCATTAGGATATGATGCGTACAATCTGCTTCTGGAAGCAATTGAACGTGCAGGATCTGCAGATCCACAAGCTATCCGCGATGCTTTAGCCGAAACAGTTGATTTCCAGGGTGCTACTGGAGCGATTACCATTGATGAAAATGGAGATGCAACAAAGACTGAAGCTATTATCAAAATTGTTAAAGACGGAAAGTTCACTTATCTGGATTCCGTTTCTGTCGAATAAGAAAATATTTTATTGCTTTAGCTTAATTTTATCGATGAGGGTATTTGTTTTCAAATACCCTCAATTCAATTCAAAAGATAATGAGGTTAAATTATGGTTGTCGGAATGACACTAGACACTTTTTTACAACAGCTCATTAATGGGCTATCCTTAGGAAGTCTATATGCCCTAATCGCCATTGGATATACTATGGTCTATGGGATTTTAAGACTAATCAATTTTGCACATGGAGATATCTTCATGATGGCTGCCTATTTTGCATATTTTGGTATTGCTGTATTTCTATTACCCTGGTATGTCACATTCATTGTTACAATTGCACTAACAATGCTACTTGGTATTTTAATTGAACGAGTTGCCTATCGGCCTTTGCGTGAGGCTCCAAAAACATCTTTACTGATCTCTGCGATCGGTGTTTCATTTTTTCTGGAAAATCTGGCAACATATCTTTTTTCTGGCAAACCGCAAGCTTTTCCAGAGTTTCCAGCGATGACAACACCTATCTATATAGGTGCCTTAAGTATCCAACCAGTATCAATTCTTATTCCGATCATTGCATTTGTATTAATGATAGTTCTTATGTTTGTTATCAATAAAACTAAAGTAGGTATGGCTATGCGAGCCGTCGCCAAAGATTATGATACCGCAAAGCTGATGGGAATAAAAATTAATAATGTAATTTCCTCCACTTTTGGAATCGGTTCTGGACTGGCTGCGGTTGGTGCAATATTATGGTGTATGAAATATCCATCTGTACTTCCTCTAATGGGTGTTGTTCCAGGACTTAAATGTTTTATTGCTGCGGTTATTGGTGGAATAGGAAATGTTAAAGGCGCCCTCTTAGGCGGTCTGATTCTTGGTTTTTCAGAAGTCTTAATGGTTGCTTTCTTCCCTGCTCTGACAGGTTATCGAGATGCCATCGCTTTTGTTATTTTAATTGTAATCCTCTTGTTTTTACCAAACGGTTTGTTGGGACAAAAACAAGTTGAAAAAGTATAGGAGGACATATGACTACAAAAAAAACAACTTTCACCTCCTTTATTAAGCAAAACTGGAAAACTATTGTATTTCTCGGTGTTTTGTTGGTTGCGATTACGCTGGCTAATGAATTTGTTGATTCTTACCTGCGACGTATTCTCAATCTTTGTGCTATTTATACCATTGTTAGTTTGGGAATGAATTTGGTTAACGGTTTTACTGGCCAGTTTTCGCTGGGACAAGCTGGATTTATGGCGATTGGTGCCTATACGGTGGCAATTTTTACCGTCCCTGTTGAAATGCGAGCCAGTGTATTTTATTTAGAACCGATGGCTCCATTTCTGGCTAATATCGAACTTCCCTTTATCGGAGCTTTGATTTTAGGTGGCATTTTCTCTGCTATAGCAGCCTTTTTTATTGGTTATCCATGTTTAAGATTACGCGGGGATTATCTAGCTATTGCAACACTTGGTTTTTCAGAAATAATTCGAATTATATTTACCAACACACAGACTATTACCAATGGTGCTTTGGGAATTAAGGGAATTCCGACAATCAGCAATTTATGGTGGACTTACGGAATTGCATTGGCTATTATTATTGCAACCATTCTCTTAGTGAATTCTTCCTATGGTCGAGCTTTTAAATCAATCCGCGAAGATGAAATAGCGGCAGAAGCAATGGGGATTGGACTTTTCAAAACAAAAATGACCTCATTTATGGTTGGTGCATTTTTTACTGGTATTGGTGGGGGTCTTTTTGCAGCACTTCTTGGAACTGTTGATCCAAAACAGTTTTATTTCACTTTAACCTATAACTTTTTATTAATTATTGTTTTAGGTGGAATGGGAAGTATTTCAGGAACAATTATTTCCAGTTTTATCGTTACGATTGGACTGGAGTGGCTGCGATTCCTTGATGAACCTATGGCCTTTGGTCTTGATCTTCCTATTTTCAGACCAGGATTTAGAATGGTTGTGTTTTCACTTCTGCTTATGATCATTGTTCTTTTCTACAGAAAAGGTTTAATGGGAACAAACGAATTGACCTGGAATTTCATCAGGCAAAAAATTCAATCCATAAAATCCCGTTTCCGAAGCAAGACTTCTATTGAAGGGGGTGGTAAGAAGTGAGTCTTTTAAAAACCGATAATGTAATTATGCAATTTGGCGGCGTTGTTGCGGTCAATGAGCTAAATATTGAAATTAAAAAAGGTGAACTTGCGGCGCTCATTGGCCCGAACGGAGCTGGTAAAACGACAGCTTTTAATGTTATTACCGGGGTTTATACGCCTACTTCAGGTTCTGTATTACTTTCACCATCTAACGAAAAGAACGCAGTTGATATTACTGGTAAACGACCTGATCTTATAACTGGATTGGGAATCTCCAGGACTTTTCAAAATATTCGATTATTTAAAGAATTATCTGTCATGGAAAATGTTCTCATTGCTACTCACCATCATATTGATTACAATTTCCTGTCTGCCATTTTTCGAACTCCCAAAGCAAGAAAAGGTGAAAAAGAAGCCATCGAAAAATGTGAATTTTTACTGGAAAAACTGGGACTCATTGATCTGAAAAATGAAAAATCCTCTGCTCTCCCCTATGGCCAACAAAGGCATCTGGAAATTGCCAGAGCTTTAGCTACCTCACCTGAACTTCTTCTACTGGATGAACCGGCAGCTGGAATGAATCCTCAGGAAACCGATGAATTAACAGACTTAATTTATCAAATCAGAACCGACTTCGATTTGACTATTTTTATGATCGAACATCATATGGACCTGGTCATGCAAATCTCTGATCATATTTACGTTTTGGATTTTGGCTGTACCATTGCTAAAGGAACACCAGAGCAAATACAAAACGATCCAAAAGTTATTGAAGCTTACCTGGGGGTGGATACTGATGCTTAAAATCAACAATCTTGAAGTCGCCTATGGCGGTATTGAAGCAGTAAAAGGCATTGATTTGGAAGTCCCTGATGGCAAAATTGTTACGCTTATTGGTGCCAATGGTGCTGGAAAAAGCACAACACTACGAAGTATCGTCAATCTTGTAAAGGCCAAATCCGGAAGCATTACTTACAACGGTGATGAACTACTGGGCCTTGATACTACTCAAATTGTCGATAAGGGTATAACTTTAGTACCGGAAGGCCGTCATGTTTTTCCTGATTTAACGGTTCTTGAAAACTTAAAAATTGGTGCCTATATGAGAAAAGACAATCTGGATGAGGATATAAAGCACATTTATTCTTTATTTCCCCGACTGGAGGAACGTTCTTGGCAGGCTGCTGGTACGCTTTCTGGTGGAGAGCAGCAGATGTTGGCTGTTGGACGCGCAATGATGAGTAAACCCAAATTATTAATGATGGACGAACCGTCTTTAGGTCTGGCTCCATTAATTGTGCAGGGTATCTTTGATATTATTAAAACCTTGAATAGCGAAGGGATGACCATTCTCCTAATTGAGCAAAATGCGAATATGGCACTGAAAATTGCCGATTATGCTTATGTTCTGGAAACTGGCAATATCACCCGACAAGGGACTGGCGCAGAGCTCCTAGCTGATGAATCCATTAAGGAAGCCTATCTAGGGAAAAGTCAGAAGAATTAATAAAACCGCTGTAAAAACAATCTGTTTTTACAGCGGTTTTTAAATCAAAAAGCACTAATTTCGGAGAGTAAAGCAGTTTGAAAAAAGGCACCTTTAATGTCTAACGTTCAGAAAGAATTACCTTGTTTTTTACAATTAATTCCTTATCAAAAACGCGTTTGAATTTTTTACCGCATTCTGACACAATCATATCATCAAATACTGAATGTGCAGTTGTTAATACATTTAGTTCGACCGTCTTGTCACCAATTACACAGTGCAGATCTTTGACTACACCATCCATACTTCGATCAAGATATTCAGCAATCTGAAGAAATAGACTCATCTTATCAATAAATTTCTTTTCATCTCCCTGCAGTAACCCAACATATTCTTCTGAGATACGAATTTTTTTATTGGTCCGGTGATTAAGTGCGATAAAGGCACTTAATAATAAGTCCTTCTGATTGATTCCTCGAAGTCCTGCGTTTAAAATGATGTAAAAGCTATGTTCGTGATGATTTGAAAATTGGATTTTTATGCCTGAATCATGCAGCATAGCACTGGCCTTTAGGATTTTACTAACATCATCAACAATACCATGTAGTGGTTTTAATTGTTCGAAAATAGTTTGTGTCAGTTTTAAGACATGATATGCATGAGGAATATTTACATTATAGTTTAGTAAGATGTCAACAAGGGACATCTCAAAAATATCATACACCAAATTATTTTCATTATATCCAAAATACTCAAAAATAATCCCGTCACGGATTCCGGCATCACTGATTACCAGTTCTGGCGAATTAATATAATCCATCACTAGTTCCAGAGCATAGCTAGAACCAACAAAAATATCGCTGCGGCCCTTTGATAGCCCTTTTAT
This genomic interval from Eubacteriaceae bacterium ES3 contains the following:
- the malQ gene encoding 4-alpha-glucanotransferase, coding for MALSMRCSGVLLPVFSLPGQYGIGTFGREARQFLDLLVKMGFSYWQMLPLCPVDEFYSPYKSTSAFAGNPLFIDLEILKDWGLLDVDDLVEIKEFADPYQVNYLAVQKHRQSLFEKAYRRISPQIEKELNTFIMKESFWLEDYCLYIVLTEFYNNPDWSQWPDHKVKSRNSNMLKNLKIRFSEEISFLSFLQFCFYKQWKDLKAYANNAGIEIIGDLPIYVSFESADVWANPEYFQLDKKYQPLNVAGVPPDYFSETGQLWGNPLYNWDKLKVDNYSWWFNRLNKELEIYDLVRIDHFRGFSAYWSVPANSKSAISGEWVDGPGKVFFDTYNQKFDTSRIIAEDLGVQDENLTTLLSQTGFPGMRIMTFAFLDQENNIHLPHNYEKNMIAYTGTHDNNTILGSLFEYNEVQREYGLSYCQYQDETQDSWKNGGFKSRSCRSFIETLWKSAANVAILPIQDMCGFGKDTVFNQPGTTTTNWRFRITAEALSNIDHQWFYYLNKLYHRLRL
- a CDS encoding ABC transporter substrate-binding protein, whose protein sequence is MKKVFALLLCLTLTITMLSGCGGSTTSSSEDSDVIKIGVFEPLTGANAAGGELEVEGIELANQLRPEVLGKKVELVVADNKSDKAEATTAAARLIEKDNVVSLLGSWGSSLSIAAGDVVKSNEVPAVGVSCTNPQVTLGNDYYFRVCFLDPFQGVVMANYAYKNLDAKKVAIIQEVSNDYSVGLAKFFSDSFIELTGDENAIVETGNYNTGDQDFNGILTNIKAANPDVIFAPGNYTESALIIKQARALGITVPIIGGDTWETNEFITVGGADVEGAVMSTFFDDTNPLTEEGVTFVQEYKNAYPERENVAAVSALGYDAYNLLLEAIERAGSADPQAIRDALAETVDFQGATGAITIDENGDATKTEAIIKIVKDGKFTYLDSVSVE
- a CDS encoding branched-chain amino acid ABC transporter permease, producing the protein MTLDTFLQQLINGLSLGSLYALIAIGYTMVYGILRLINFAHGDIFMMAAYFAYFGIAVFLLPWYVTFIVTIALTMLLGILIERVAYRPLREAPKTSLLISAIGVSFFLENLATYLFSGKPQAFPEFPAMTTPIYIGALSIQPVSILIPIIAFVLMIVLMFVINKTKVGMAMRAVAKDYDTAKLMGIKINNVISSTFGIGSGLAAVGAILWCMKYPSVLPLMGVVPGLKCFIAAVIGGIGNVKGALLGGLILGFSEVLMVAFFPALTGYRDAIAFVILIVILLFLPNGLLGQKQVEKV
- a CDS encoding branched-chain amino acid ABC transporter permease; translated protein: MTTKKTTFTSFIKQNWKTIVFLGVLLVAITLANEFVDSYLRRILNLCAIYTIVSLGMNLVNGFTGQFSLGQAGFMAIGAYTVAIFTVPVEMRASVFYLEPMAPFLANIELPFIGALILGGIFSAIAAFFIGYPCLRLRGDYLAIATLGFSEIIRIIFTNTQTITNGALGIKGIPTISNLWWTYGIALAIIIATILLVNSSYGRAFKSIREDEIAAEAMGIGLFKTKMTSFMVGAFFTGIGGGLFAALLGTVDPKQFYFTLTYNFLLIIVLGGMGSISGTIISSFIVTIGLEWLRFLDEPMAFGLDLPIFRPGFRMVVFSLLLMIIVLFYRKGLMGTNELTWNFIRQKIQSIKSRFRSKTSIEGGGKK
- a CDS encoding ABC transporter ATP-binding protein yields the protein MSLLKTDNVIMQFGGVVAVNELNIEIKKGELAALIGPNGAGKTTAFNVITGVYTPTSGSVLLSPSNEKNAVDITGKRPDLITGLGISRTFQNIRLFKELSVMENVLIATHHHIDYNFLSAIFRTPKARKGEKEAIEKCEFLLEKLGLIDLKNEKSSALPYGQQRHLEIARALATSPELLLLDEPAAGMNPQETDELTDLIYQIRTDFDLTIFMIEHHMDLVMQISDHIYVLDFGCTIAKGTPEQIQNDPKVIEAYLGVDTDA
- a CDS encoding ABC transporter ATP-binding protein, whose translation is MLKINNLEVAYGGIEAVKGIDLEVPDGKIVTLIGANGAGKSTTLRSIVNLVKAKSGSITYNGDELLGLDTTQIVDKGITLVPEGRHVFPDLTVLENLKIGAYMRKDNLDEDIKHIYSLFPRLEERSWQAAGTLSGGEQQMLAVGRAMMSKPKLLMMDEPSLGLAPLIVQGIFDIIKTLNSEGMTILLIEQNANMALKIADYAYVLETGNITRQGTGAELLADESIKEAYLGKSQKN